One Gossypium raimondii isolate GPD5lz chromosome 3, ASM2569854v1, whole genome shotgun sequence genomic window carries:
- the LOC105796932 gene encoding probable protein phosphatase 2C 13, which produces MIVSSNMGAEADIIFRHQVVDVMSISTQVSRFDSVAACAETIGDAVIESSVVKFVPRIRSGSCANIGPRRSMEDEHIRIDDLSSHLGSIFNPSIPSAFYAVFDGHGGVDAAAYIKSNATRLFFEDFDFPQVSDIDAVFLKELEDSHRKAFLLADLALAAESSVSSSCGTTVLTALVLGRHLLVANAGDCRAVLCRKGTAVEMSQDHRPSYLPERKRVEELGGFIDDGYLNGYLSVTRALGDWDMKFPLGSASPLIAEPDVRQIVLSEDDEFLIIGCDGIWDVMSSQFAVGLVRRALRRHDNPEECAKELVNEASRLNSSDNLTAIVICFSSPARVESCPPHRRRFRSCNLSEEARNKLKSLLEGN; this is translated from the exons ATGATTGTCAGTTCAAATATGGGAGCCGAAGCCGATATCATATTTCGCCACCAAGTTGTTGATGTAATGTCGATTTCCACCCAAGTTTCTCGCTTCGATTCG GTTGCAGCTTGTGCTGAGACCATTGGAGATGCTGTTATTGAGTCATCTGTTGTCAAATTTGTGCCAAGAATTCGTTCTGGTAGCTGTGCGAACATTGGTCCACGGAGATCTATGGAGGATGAACACATAAGGATTGATGATCTATCTTCCCATCTGGGTTCTATCTTTAATCCTTCGATTCCAAGTGCTTTTTATGCCGTTTTTGATGGTCATGGTGGTGTGGATGCCGCTGCTTATATCAAGAGCAATGCTACAAGGTTATTTTTCGAAGATTTTGATTTTCCGCAAGTATCTGATATTGATGCTGTTTTCTTGAAAGAGTTGGAGGATTCTCATAGGAAGGCGTTTTTGTTGGCTGACCTTGCCTTGGCTGCTGAAAGCAGTGTTAGCAGTTCTTGTGGAACAACAGTGCTGACTGCTCTTGTACTTGGAAGGCATTTGCTAGTTGCAAATGCTGGTGATTGCCGAGCTGTTCTTTGCCGAAAAGGTACTGCTGTTGAAATGTCTCAAGACCATAGACCATCTTACTTGCCGGAGCGCAAGCGAGTTGAGGAATTGGGTGGCTTCATTGATGATGGGTATCTTAATGGTTATCTTTCAGTCACAAGAGCTCTTGGAGATTGGGACATGAAATTCCCTCTTGGATCAGCATCTCCTCTGATTGCAGAGCCAGATGTTAGACAGATTGTATTATCAGAGGACGATGAATTTTTGATCATTGGTTGTGATGGCATTTGGGATGTCATGTCAAGTCAGTTTGCTGTCGGCCTGGTTCGCCGTGCTCTAAGACGACATGATAATCCGGAAGAATGTGCCAAAGAATTAGTCAATGAAGCATCGCGCCTGAATTCATCAGATAACCTCACTGCAATCGTCATCTGCTTTTCTTCCCCTGCTCGTGTTGAGTCATGCCCTCCCCATCGGCGAAGGTTTAGGAGCTGCAATCTATCTGAGGAGGCTAGGAATAAGTTGAAGAGCTTGTTAGAAGGCAATTGA